A genome region from Bombus pyrosoma isolate SC7728 linkage group LG14, ASM1482585v1, whole genome shotgun sequence includes the following:
- the LOC122574667 gene encoding mucin-19-like isoform X2, with product MINRTCLAVLIGLLGLACGLQCPKQKLSPGREVVCYTFVSDVDQLTEAVCKCTSLVQQGYDVRNLSVSGFEDFQKSLKKIIPTLQFVVSVDDPGKTLSTSGTVRQEITARLIGILKEVDGVELNMTAGSKERLVHFVKGLKDELVRKSYDKRIFLVLPTKSEELAKQFDLKELTKYVDLFTVPTHYLVEDDEANHTFHPSRLMGLFDMFNADSLIDLISGLGAPKRKILVSVPATAYKFTLKNQDDNAPRASTEEMQPVTIHQKQLCDLMNNGEWTVERDEDLTAPYAFKDKMWIAFEDRISLSIKGKYVLLRDLPGLAVHDVENDFKTNCGMPLTHEVHRSFSNFKRKSRAAVLNALEDDLHQKELEYSTKVKSSDFRVVRVVDTEGHIRVVRENTQTEFTCSRQGYFVHPKSCNRFYRCVKFNQEVEDYSVFEFDCPAGLSFDERTEVCVWPGSMPEGSPCPGSSEIAPVTRIRFECPSKSGYYADPQNPRWFFACIDLGGPEIMAYEFRCPFGLIFDEQKLVCEWPWLVAGYSDTGYTKSEYDGGYYGTGTTAGTGGYYTGALPHGYTGTSGGGGYTVATGSGFSGAAGVGHGSSFGQGTEYTGSGKGKGYSGSRQGAGYTGSGVAGHGTSYDYQGAGGYSGTTGSGYSGAAGAAHGTTYSGQGSGGYSGTTGSGYSGQGADGYSGAGVAGHGTTYTGQGSGDYSGTTGSGYSGTGGAGYGTKYTGQGFGGHSGTTVSGYSGTAGVGHGSTYSGQGSGRYSGTTGSGYSGIGGDGYGTKYTGQGFGEHSGTTVSGYSGTAGVGHGSTYSGQGSGRYSGTTGSGYSGTGGAGYGTKYTGQGFGGHSGTTVSGYSGTAGVGHGSTYSGQGSGGHSGTTGGENAGTAGADHGTSYTGQGFTGTTGSGYSGTGATQTSGHGYSGAGSSYTGSTGKAGYGGSTGTGYSGGTGNTGSTYSTAGEYSGTKGGSISGGYPGIKSGSSGGGYSGATGGTTGGYAGPGGIRGGSTSGGFAGSTAGGYTGAGTTGAHAGSTGGYAGPGGIHGGSTAGEYGGSTAGGYTGAGTTGVHAGSTGGYAGPGGIHGGSTGRGYAGSTGGEYAGSTVGGYAGSTAGGYTGTETTGAHAGSIGGYAGPGGIHGGSTVGGYAGSTAGGYTGAGTTGAHAGSTGGYAGSGGIHGGSASGGFAGSTAGGYTGAGTTGAHAGSTGGYAGSGGIHGGTSIPGQTITFGTGQSQTPIYISSGTTGAGLDHGVTSIHSQTPGPIIVEKPEKPTCLTNLCYGPSQLSGGQTLVTDDYVSSHGAISGTNVYQGTTGFPGSLNVTFGSHVPSIGGVTYHGGVTPAGGYTVTTGTGAIVTGHGIQGSIITGDSTPGTLITHGATPGAIFTGSSDQGTIISGGSHPGYTKTGLSSPGYVISGGVKTVFPGSVSSGTTVYGTPSPGVIVTGTPSPGVVVTGTPSPGTIIKGQSSPGIILTGQTAPGVSVGGSIVSGTVIGSGFPTHPGAVTPGSLFGTKIGTTPSTYATGYKTNEYHDNGGRGTIRFNNGDVTTKYTENDIPDYRPTGGNILPDTLIPGSKGIPGVSISSGFTKTGPTKTGFTTATLGAGGSYVISTGKTSPAPNPDHIGAKAFEGNVAGYPKSSTESSAKTYSGTFPTYGPGFSQGPSKGTGYSYPTPSIPFNTGVTKNLPISSTESGIFSGTTPTPFLKVEVHNTPKFGEAGFTSSPAIVNTYQKPSGFTRAPSPTGTPVLYTTGPLENYKTTVFEAARVPVTISTIHPVIDTGYQTVISSTPLPVTISQDKFGIQTRPQFGFGTKTSQPGIFGDRGYVSSTTPTTVFKISSKYPSGEPQYDYGPTTPSSGSGYFTTSKSVFEHVTPSGISESPKPQTQYIPGKSISPAIGVTYRKPFPLPGVTYQQEFTPASVKSYTTAPSGIGSGPGYKGSPTNIAIPRDEVGKLVTNYNRGTTKYVPNQYDVYTTGSAAGVDYYQSQSKFKQGYDSSTPSSVPRTQSPLTVTTYSGGYSKPSSGITYQTTAKSTAVGKPKVIVKWSDLHPLLLGKLGAECTCRGDPFANLRGPGSKLINSSKGKVDLSNYDESEIYVDLEKEGSYEDQDYQVTNYESSSKKPVKIYNELSKALGATSIQVQEKPSSTYLPSVTPSVGVGGRTSGLSGHGLTANFRSGKSLSNVGSPVNSIGGGKDLASTVDHSAIGPIDGSVNSPTDDSVDGPIDRSGEYEDSVSEEIIDGATNCARPGLFRHPNFCNKFYACHWDEWKKKFTLHTFNCPVHLTFDNGAGACNWPSMGPACQDNNLLV from the exons ATGATCAACAGGACGTGCTTGGCGGTCCTCATTGGGCTGCTGGGTCTTGCTTGTGGCTTGC AATGCCCGAAACAAAAGCTATCACCAGGCAGAGAAGTAGTATGCTACACTTTCGTTTCCGACGTCGATCAGCTAACAGAGGCTGTGTGCAAATGCACTTCTTTGGTACAACAAGGCTACGACGTGCGAAATCTCTCGGTTTCCG gATTCGAAGACTTTCAGAAGTCGTTGAAGAAGATTATTCCAACACTTCAGTTCGTGGTTTCCGTAGACGATCCTGGAAAAACACTAAGCACTTCCGGTACAGTTCGTCAAGAGATCACCGCTCGTTTGATCGGAATTTTGAAAGAG GTTGATGGAGTCGAGTTAAATATGACTGCAGGATCAAAGGAACGTTTGGTTCACTTTGTAAAGGGTTTGAAAGACGAATTGGTGAGAAAATCATACGATAAGAGAATATTCCTGGTTCTACCCACAAAATCAGAGGAACTGGCTAAACAATTCGATCTGAAAGAACTGACCAA ATACGTGGATCTATTTACGGTCCCGACGCACTACTTGGTCGAAGATGACGAGGCCAATCACACTTTTCATCCGTCAAGGTTGATGGGTCTCTTCGACATGTTTAACGCCGACAGTTTGATCGACTTAATCAGCGGTTTGGGCGCGCCTAAGAGAAAAATTCTGGTATCAGTACCAGCCACTGCGTACAAGTTTACGCTAAAGAATCAGGACGATAATGCCCCAAGGGCGTCAACTGAGGAGATGCAACCGGTTACCATTCATCAGAAACAG TTATGCGATTTGATGAACAACGGAGAATGGACGGTGGAAAGGGACGAAGATCTTACTGCTCCTTATGCTTTCAAAGATAAAATGTGGATTGCTTTCGAAGATAGAATATCTCTGTCTATAAAA gGAAAGTATGTACTACTTCGAGATCTTCCTGGATTGGCTGTGCATGACGTAGAGAATGACTTTAAAACTAATTGCGGGATGCCTCTTACACACGAGGTTCATCGATCGTTCTCGAATTTCAAGAGGAAGTCGAGAGCCGCTGTTCTGAACGCTTTGGAAGATGATCTAcac caAAAAGAGCTTGAGTACTCGACTAAAGTCAAGTCATCCGATTTTCGAGTTGTTCGCGTAGTAGACACTGAAGGACACATCAGAGTTGTTCGAGAAAATACGCAAACCGAATTTACTTGCTCTAGACAAGGGTACTTTGTCCATCCTAAAAGTTGTAACAG ATTCTATCGATGTGTTAAATTCAACCAAGAAGTAGAAGATTACTCCGTATTCGAGTTCGACTGTCCAGCAGGTTTATCATTCGACGAGCGTACAGAAGTTTGTGTTTGGCCAGGCTCCATGCCAGAGGGATCGCCATGTCCTGGAAGTAGTGAAATTGCGCCAGTAACTCGAATAAGGTTCGAATGTCCTTCCAAATCTGGCTACTATGCGGATCCCCAAAATCCCCGTTGGTTCTTCGCCTGCATCGACCTAG GAGGTCCTGAAATAATGGCTTACGAATTTCGTTGCCCGTTCGGCCTGATCTTCGACGAGCAAAAATTAGTTTGCGAGTGGCCTTGGTTGGTAGCAGGCTACTCTGATACTGGTTATACAAAATCAGAATATGATGGAGGGTATTATGGCACTGGAACTACTGCAGGTACTGGTGGATACTATACAGGTGCATTACCTCATGGTTACACGGGAACATCAGGAGGAGGAGGGTATACTGTTGCTACTGGATCAGGATTTTCTGGAGCAGCTGGAGTTGGTCATGGATCATCGTTTGGACAAGGAACAGAATATACTGGAAGTGGGAAAGGAAAGGGATACAGTGGAAGTAGACAAGGAGCAGGATACACTGGATCAGGTGTAGCTGGTCATGGAACTTCATATGATTATCAAGGAGCTGGTGGTTACTCTGGAACAACTGGAAGTGGATATTCCGGAGCAGCAGGAGCTGCTCATGGAACCACATATAGTGGTCAAGGTTCTGGTGGTTACTCTGGAACAACTGGAAGTGGATATTCTGGTCAAGGAGCTGATGGTTACTCCGGAGCGGGAGTAGCTGGTCATGGAACCACATATACTGGTCAGGGTTCTGGTGATTACTCCGGAACCACTGGAAGTGGATATTCTGGAACAGGAGGTGCTGGTTATGGCACTAAATATACTGGCCAAGGATTTGGTGGACATTCTGGAACAACTGTAAGCGGATATTCTGGAACTGCAGGAGTTGGTCATGGGTCCACTTATAGCGGTCAAGGTTCTGGTCGTTACTCTGGAACCACTGGAAGTGGATACTCTGGAATAGGAGGTGATGGATATGGCACTAAATATACTGGCCAAGGATTTGGTGAACATTCTGGAACAACTGTAAGCGGATATTCTGGAACTGCAGGAGTTGGTCATGGGTCCACATATAGCGGTCAAGGTTCTGGTCGTTACTCTGGAACCACTGGAAGTGGATATTCTGGAACAGGAGGCGCTGGTTATGGCACTAAATATACTGGCCAAGGATTTGGTGGACATTCTGGAACAACTGTAAGCGGATATTCTGGAACTGCAGGAGTTGGTCATGGGTCCACATATAGCGGTCAAGGGTCTGGTGGACATTCTGGAACAACTGGAGGTGAGAACGCTGGAACAGCAGGAGCTGACCATGGAACTTCATATACTGGACAAGGATTTACGGGAACAACTGGAAGTGGGTACTCCGGCACAGGAGCAACTCAAACATCTGGTCATGGATATTCAGGAGCTGGCTCGAGCTATACTGGATCGACTGGTAAAGCAGGTTATGGAGGATCAACTGGCACAGGATATTCAGGAGGAACTG GCAATACTGGATCCACGTATTCTACTGCTGGAGAATATTCAGGAACAAAGGGAGGATCTATTAGTGGAGGGTATCCAGGAATAAAGAGTGGGTCTAGTGGTGGAGGATATTCAGGCGCAACTGGAGGAACTACTGGAGGTTATGCAGGGCCAGGTGGTATTCGTGGTGGATCTACTAGCGGAGGATTCGCGGGATCTACTGCTGGCGGATATACAGGAGCAGGAACAACTGGTGCTCATGCGGGATCTACTGGAGGCTATGCAGGACCAGGTGGCATTCATGGCGGATCTACTGCCGGAGAATATGGGGGTTCCACTGCTGGCGGATATACAGGAGCAGGGACAACTGGTGTTCATGCGGGATCTACTGGAGGATATGCAGGACCAGGTGGTATTCATGGCGGATCTACTGGCAGAGGATACGCGGGATCTACTGGCGGAGAATACGCGGGATCTACTGTTGGAGGATACGCGGGATCCACTGCTGGCGGATATACAGGAACAGAAACAACTGGTGCCCATGCGGGATCTATTGGAGGATATGCAGGACCAGGTGGTATTCATGGCGGATCTACTGTCGGAGGATACGCGGGATCCACTGCTGGAGGATATACAGGAGCGGGAACAACTGGTGCTCATGCGGGATCTACTGGAGGATATGCAGGGTCAGGTGGTATTCATGGTGGATCTGCTAGCGGAGGATTCGCGGGATCTACTGCTGGTGGATATACAGGAGCAGGAACAACTGGTGCTCATGCGGGATCTACTGGAGGATATGCAGGATCAGGTGGTATTCATGGTGGAACTTCAATACCTGGTCAAACCATTACATTTGGTACTGGACAGTCACAAACaccaatttatatttcttctggAACAACTGGAGCTGGATTAGACCATGGTGTAACCAGTATACATTCACAGACTC CTGGGCCTATTATCGTGGAGAAACCTGAGAAACCAACCTGTCTCACGAATCTGTGTTATGGGCCTTCTCAACTATCAGGTGGTCAGACCCTCGTAACAGACGACTATGTTTCAAGCCATGGAGCTATTTCTGGAACAAATGTTTACCAAGGTACGACTGGATTCCCTGGAAGCTTGAATGTTACTTTTGGAAGCCACGTACCTTCCATTGGAGGCGTTACGTATCATGGAGGCGTCACACCCGCTGGTGGCTATACAGTGACAACAGGTACAGGTGCTATCGTAACAGGACACGGTATTCAAGGATCGATCATCACTGGAGACTCCACTCCAGGGACGCTCATTACCCATGGAGCTACCCCTGGAGCAATCTTCACAGGTTCTTCTGACCAAGGCACCATAATAAGTGGAGGAAGCCATCCAGGATACACGAAGACTGGTCTAAGTTCACCTGGCTATGTAATTAGTGGCGGAGTCAAGACCGTATTCCCTGGTTCAGTCAGTTCTGGAACGACAGTTTACGGAACACCTTCACCTGGTGTCATAGTAACTGGAACACCTTCACCTGGTGTCGTAGTAACTGGAACACCCTCACCTGGAACTATTATAAAGGGTCAATCGAGTCCTGGTATAATTCTTACAGGACAAACAGCTCCTGGAGTGTCTGTTGGGGGATCTATCGTGTCAGGAACAGTCATTGGTTCAGGTTTTCCAACGCATCCAGGGGCTGTTACTCCAGGATCTCTATTTGGAACTAAGATTGGAACCACACCATCGACTTATGCCACCGGTTACAAAACTAACGAATACCATGACAACGGAGGACGTGGTACCATTAGATTTAACAATGGCGATGTGACCACCAAATACACAGAAAATGATATTCCAGATTATAGACCAACTGGCGGCAATATTTTGCCAGATACTCTCATTCCAGGTAGCAAAGGTATTCCCGGTGTATCGATATCTAGTGGCTTCACTAAGACTGGACCTACCAAGACAGGCTTTACCACTGCTACTTTAGGTGCTGGTGGTAGTTACGTAATTAGCACTGGAAAAACTAGCCCCGCACCTAATCCTGACCATATTGGTGCCAAAGCTTTCGAAGGAAACGTGGCAGGATACCCGAAATCATCTACCGAGAGCAGTGCCAAGACTTATTCAGGAACATTCCCAACTTATGGCCCAGGCTTCAGTCAGGGACCTTCGAAGGGCACTGGATATTCCTATCCCACACCTAGCATTCCATTTAATACAGGAGTGACGAAGAATTTGCCTATTTCTTCGACAGAGAGTGGCATCTTTAGTGGAACTACCCCAACGCCGTTCTTGAAGGTTGAAGTGCATAATACGCCAAAATTCGGTGAGGCCGGATTCACCAGTTCACCTGCAATTGTGAATACATATCAGAAACCAAGTGGCTTTACGCGTGCACCATCTCCAACTGGAACACCTGTGCTTTATACTACTGGTCCATTGGAAAATTACAAGACGACTGTTTTTGAAGCAGCTAGAGTCCCAGTTACCATCTCTACTATTCACCCAGTGATCGATACTGGATACCAGACTGTCATATCTTCGACACCATTGCCTGTAACTATAAGTCAAGATAAATTTGGCATTCAGACCAGACCTCAGTTTGGTTTTGGAACAAAGACTTCTCAACCTGGTATATTCGGAGATCGTGGTTACGTTTCTAGCACGACACCAACgactgtatttaaaatatcatcgaaGTATCCTTCTGGAGAACCACAG TATGATTATGGACCTACCACTCCATCATCTGGTTCTGGATACTTTACAACTTCGAAGAGCGTGTTTGAACATGTGACACCGTCTGGAATCTCAGAGTCACCGAAACCACAG ACTCAGTATATACCTGGCAAATCTATTTCGCCAGCCATTGGAGTAACTTACAGAAAACCATTCCCATTACCTGGCGTCACTTATCAACAAGAATTCACACCAGCATCTGTCAAATCGTACACCACTGCTCCATCGGGCATAGGATCAGGTCCCGGCTACAAAGGATCGCCTACGAACATAGCAATTCCCAGAGATGAAGTCGGAAAGCTCGTTACCAATTACAACAGAGGCACCACGAAATATGTTCCAAACCAATACGACGTTTACACAACAGGATCCGCAGCAGGAGTCGATTACTACCAGTCCCAGTCGAAGTTCAAACAGGGTTACGATTCATCGACACCATCCTCGGTTCCTAGAACACAGTCTCCTCTCACAGTAACGACTTACTCCGGAGGATACTCGAAACCATCTTCAGGCATCACGTATCAGACCACTGCCAAGTCTACAGCCGTAGGTAAACCCAAAGTGATTGTGAAGTGGAGCGATTTGCACCCTCTTCTCCTTGGAAAATTAGGAGCAGAGTGTACCTGCAGAGGAGATCCTTTCGCTAATCTCAGAGGTCCTGGCTCCAAGTTAATCAACTCATCAAAGGGCAAAGTGGACTTGTCTAATTATGACGAGTCGGAGATTTATGTAGATCTTGAGAAGGAAGGATCCTACGAAGATCAAGATTACCAAGTGACCAACTACGAATCTTCTTCGAAAAAACCAGTTAAGATCTATAATGAACTTTCGAAAGCTCTAGGAGCTACGAGCATTCAAGTTCAAGAAAAGCCATCGTCCACGTACTTACCAAGCGTTACTCCTTCCGTAGGAGTAGGAGGTCGCACTTCGGGTCTTTCAGGTCATGGATTAACTGCCAATTTCAGATCTGGAAAGAGTCTGAGCAACGTTGGATCACCTGTCAACTCTATTGGAGGTGGTAAAGATTTAGCTTCCACTGTGGATCATTCTGCCATTGGTCCTATCGATGGTTCTGTCAATAGTCCTACTGACGATTCTGTCGATGGTCCAATCGATCGTTCTGGAGAGTATGAGGATAGTGTATCGGAAGAGATCATCGATGGAGCTACCAATTGCGCCAGACCAGGTCTGTTCAGACACCCTAACTTCTGCAACAAGTTCTATGCCTGCCATTGGGACGAGTGGAAGAAGAAGTTCACGCTTCACACGTTCAACTGCCCCGTGCATTTAACCTTTGACAATGGCGCGGGTGCTTGCAACTGGCCTAGCATGGGCCCCGCTTGTCAAGACAATAACTTGTTAGTTTAA